The following coding sequences are from one Pseudonocardia sp. EC080619-01 window:
- a CDS encoding creatininase family protein produces the protein MSTHRLAEMTTTEAAAAVVDSPVVLVPAGAFEQHGPGLPLATDLVRAEAVSDRVAQRLGGRAVIGPSLPVGVSPHHLAFAGTVSLSTATFAAVLGDYVDGLYRHGWRRILVVTGHGGNDATLGTVAQDLLVTRPDLQFAWSPLTPLAADVVAASGPPEVSGHSGQAETAQMLAVAPHLVHTDRLVAGTTRLSELDALGGLARWRGGPKLTVGYDRLSGSGVLGDPRRADPEHGEAIVTAIVDRITDFVTAWLKA, from the coding sequence ATGAGCACCCACCGGCTCGCGGAGATGACGACCACCGAGGCGGCGGCCGCGGTCGTCGACAGTCCGGTCGTGCTCGTCCCGGCGGGGGCGTTCGAGCAGCACGGCCCCGGCCTGCCGCTCGCGACGGACCTGGTCCGGGCCGAGGCCGTCTCCGACCGGGTCGCGCAGCGGCTCGGCGGGCGCGCGGTGATCGGGCCGTCGCTGCCGGTGGGCGTCTCACCGCACCATCTCGCGTTCGCCGGGACGGTCAGCCTGTCCACCGCCACGTTCGCCGCGGTGCTGGGCGACTACGTCGACGGCCTCTACCGGCACGGCTGGCGCAGGATCCTCGTCGTCACCGGGCACGGCGGGAACGACGCGACGCTCGGGACGGTCGCGCAGGACCTGCTCGTCACCCGGCCCGACCTGCAGTTCGCGTGGAGCCCCCTCACCCCGCTCGCCGCGGACGTGGTCGCGGCGTCCGGCCCGCCGGAGGTCTCCGGGCACAGCGGGCAGGCCGAGACGGCGCAGATGCTGGCGGTGGCACCGCACCTGGTGCACACCGACCGTCTGGTCGCCGGGACGACCCGGCTCTCCGAGCTGGACGCGCTGGGCGGGCTGGCCCGGTGGCGCGGCGGTCCGAAGCTCACCGTGGGCTACGACCGCCTGTCCGGCAGCGGGGTCCTCGGCGACCCCCGCCGGGCCGATCCGGAGCACGGCGAGGCGATCGTCACCGCGATCGTCGACCGGATCACCGACTTCGTCACGGCCTGGCTGAAGGCCTGA
- a CDS encoding PHB depolymerase family esterase: protein MSGTTRPRRLCGAVATLAAVATCLTIGAGTAGAAPAGAADDPATPGGTGCGRPAPQQPGTTAVRTTASGGLDRSVRVHLPEDYSPDRAWPLVLVFHGRGNSGAETEGFSGLSGLPAVVAYSDGVPGGEGKRSWQGAPYSAPGVDDVAFTGDLIDDLGADLCLDDDRTFATGKSNGGGFTEILACRLPDRIAAIAPVAGAYYRAGEPPCDPGRPVPALFVHGTGDATIPYTGDVGRGLPAIPDTVAGWARRDGCDPVPATRRIEPDVTVQRFDGCDGGARVGHVAVDGGGHTWPGATAYSGGGTTTQTVRATDLIGAFFGLGRS from the coding sequence ATGTCCGGAACGACCCGACCACGACGCCTGTGCGGCGCGGTGGCCACCCTGGCCGCGGTCGCGACCTGCCTGACGATCGGCGCCGGGACCGCTGGCGCCGCCCCGGCCGGCGCGGCGGACGACCCGGCCACGCCGGGCGGCACGGGCTGCGGCAGGCCCGCCCCGCAGCAGCCCGGCACCACGGCCGTCCGCACGACGGCGAGCGGCGGTCTCGACCGCTCCGTCCGCGTCCACCTGCCCGAGGACTACTCGCCGGACCGCGCCTGGCCACTCGTCCTGGTCTTCCACGGCCGCGGCAACAGCGGCGCCGAGACGGAGGGCTTCTCCGGGCTGTCCGGGCTCCCGGCTGTCGTCGCCTACTCCGACGGCGTCCCGGGCGGGGAGGGCAAGCGGTCCTGGCAGGGCGCGCCGTACTCCGCGCCCGGGGTGGACGACGTCGCCTTCACCGGCGACCTGATCGACGACCTCGGCGCCGACCTGTGCCTCGACGACGACCGGACCTTCGCGACCGGCAAGTCCAACGGGGGCGGCTTCACCGAGATCCTCGCCTGCCGGCTGCCGGACCGGATCGCGGCGATCGCCCCGGTGGCGGGCGCGTACTACCGGGCGGGTGAGCCGCCGTGCGACCCCGGCCGCCCGGTCCCGGCACTGTTCGTGCACGGCACCGGTGACGCGACGATCCCCTACACCGGCGACGTCGGCCGCGGCCTGCCCGCGATCCCGGACACGGTCGCCGGGTGGGCCCGCCGCGACGGCTGCGACCCCGTCCCCGCGACCCGGCGGATCGAACCGGACGTGACGGTGCAGCGCTTCGACGGCTGTGACGGGGGAGCCCGGGTCGGGCACGTCGCCGTCGACGGCGGCGGGCACACCTGGCCGGGCGCGACCGCGTACTCCGGCGGTGGGACGACCACGCAGACGGTCCGTGCGACGGACCTGATCGGCGCGTTCTTCGGGCTGGGCCGGTCGTGA